In Pelmatolapia mariae isolate MD_Pm_ZW linkage group LG8, Pm_UMD_F_2, whole genome shotgun sequence, one genomic interval encodes:
- the nubp2 gene encoding cytosolic Fe-S cluster assembly factor nubp2 — translation MFEIQNMEEINDGNLAQVRHVVLVLSGKGGVGKSTITTELALALKHAGKKVGILDVDLCGPSIPRMLSMGRPDVHQCDSGWVPVYTDAQKSLALMSIGFLLEDPDEAVVWRGPKKTALIGQFVSDVAWGELDVLLVDTPPGTSDEHLAVLENLKKHRVDGAILVTTPQAVSTGDVRREITFCKKTGVRILGIVENMSGFVCPHCSECSNVFSKGGGEELAKMTGSMFLGSVPLDPLLSASIEEGRDFAQSFPDSATFSAISSISQTLLNSLQTD, via the exons atgtttgaGATCCAAAATATGGAAGAAATTAATG ATGGAAACTTGGCCCAGGTCCGACACGTTGTGTTGGTTCTGTCAGGGAAAGGAGGAGTGGGAAAGAGCACCATCACCACAGAGCTGGCCCTGGCCCTGAAGCATGCTGGGAAGAAG GTTGGCATCCTCGATGTTGACCTCTGTGGACCAAGCATTCCTCGTATGCTGAGTATGGGCCGGCCCGATGTGCACCAGTGTGACTCGGGTTGGGTGCCGGTATACACTGACGCCCAGAAGAGCTTGGCCCTTATGTCTATTGGCTTTCTATTGGAGGACCCAGATGAAGCTGTGGTGTGGAGGGGTCCCAAGAAAACAG CTTTGATTGGTCAGTTTGTGTCAGATGTAGCTTGGGGAGAGctggatgtgctgctggtggACACACCGCCCGGGACATCAGATGAGCATTTGGCCGTACTGGAAAACCTTAAGAAGCACAGAGTGGATGGAGCCATTTTGGTCACCACCCCTCAG GCAGTATCTACAGGTGATGTGAGAAGAGAGATCACCTTCTGCAAGAAGACAGGTGTACGGATCCTGGGCATCGTAGAGAACATGAGTGGATttgtttgtccacactgctcT gagTGCAGTAATGTATTCTCAAAGGGCGGTGGTGAAGAGTTGGCCAAAATGACTGGGTCTATGTTTCTAG GTTCTGTGCCATTGGATCCTCTTCTCAGCGCCAGTATAGAGGAGGGCAGAGACTTCGCACAGTCATTTCCTGACAGTGCCACCTTCAGTGCCATTAGCAGTATTTCTCAGACTTTGCTCAACAGCCTACAAACTGACTGA
- the LOC134632649 gene encoding SPRY domain-containing SOCS box protein 3-like isoform X2 encodes MSHCKTVSRKTTARTAMLRRGRNGRARHLAWSQTWQETDAMAVIQSSDREEQEGRTVAQISDLEPEVDYRAGFQTVSEVVALPRTVPVKRESFFHCDPEEELSPALGVISDCLYGEEDKGFDWVWDDHCKSSGAFLSCDNRKVSFHSDYSCGTAAIRGNKELADGQHYWEIKMTSPVYGTDMMVGVGTSEVNLEKFNYNFGSLLGHDEDSWGLSYTGLFQHKGDKIKFSSRFGQGSIIGVHLDTWHGTLTFYKNRHCIGVAATRLHNKKLYPMVCSTAAKSSMKVMRACYTPTSLQYLCCARLRQMLPCCPDLFNALDLPPGLRVLLHIQLGWVFSLSSGPEPSEEQEDFGKTSLPSSPCPNLSPSPLSSACASPSPCTSPIPNTDPYPTPQTHSSACCCPPTPPSSDYESCCSEPEDYQCKRCRWT; translated from the exons ATGAGCCACTGCAAGACAGTGAGCAGGAAGACTACTGCAAG AACTGCAATGCTAAGAAGAGGCAGAAACGGACGGGCTCGGCATTTGGCCTGGAGTCAAACCTGGCAAGAGACAGATGCCATGGCTGTGATCCAGTCATCAGACAGAGAGGAACAGGAGGGTCGGACAGTCGCACAG ATCAGTGACTTGGAGCCTGAGGTGGATTACCGGGCCGGTTTCCAGACTGTCTCTGAGGTGGTGGCATTGCCAAGGACAGTACCAGTGAAACGGGAGTCTTTCTTCCACTGTGACCCAGAGGAAGAGCTCAGTCCGGCTCTTGGCGTCATCAGTGACTGTCTCTATGGGGAGGAGGATAAGG GTTTTGACTGGGTGTGGGATGACCACTGTAAGTCCTCTGGAGCCTTTCTGAGCTGTGACAACAGGAAGGTGAGCTTTCACTCAGACTACAGCTGCGGCACCGCTGCAATCCGCGGCAACAAGGAGCTCGCAGACGGCCAACACTACTGGGAAATCAAGATGACCTCCCCTGTCTATGGGACAGATATG ATGGTGGGAGTTGGAACTTCAGAGGTGAACCTGGAGAAGTTCAACTACAACTTTGGCAGTCTCCTGGGCCATGATGAAGACAGCTGGGGGCTCTCCTACACCG GTCTGTTCCAGCACAAAGGGGACAAAATAAAATTCTCTTCTCGGTTCGGTCAAGGCTCGATCATCGGAGTGCACCTGGATACGTGGCACGGCACACTCACCTTCTACAAGAACCGGCACTGCATAG GTGTGGCTGCAACAAGGTTACACAACAAGAAGTTGTACCCCATGGTGTGCTCCACAGCAGCCAAGAGCAGCATGAAGGTGATGCGGGCCTGCTATACACCCACCTCCCTGCAGTACCTTTGCTGTGCAAGGCTGCGCCAAATGTTGCCGTGCTGCCCAGACCTGTTTAATGCCCTGGATCTGCCCCCCGGCCTGCGTGTCCTCCTCCACATACAGCTGGGCTGGGTCTTCAGTCTCAGCAGCGGCCCCGAACCCtcagaggagcaggaggatTTCGGCAAGACGAGCCTGCCTTCAAGCCCCTGCCCCAACCTGAGCCCGAGCCCGTTATCTAGTGCCTGTGCCTCCCCCAGCCCCTGCACCAGTCCGATTCCCAACACAGACCCTTACCCGACACCTCAAACTCATTCCAGCGCTTGCTGCTGTCCCCCAACTCCTCCCAGCAGCGACTACGAGAGCTGCTGCTCCGAGCCGGAAGATTATCAGTGCAAAAGGTGCCGTTGGACTTGA
- the LOC134632649 gene encoding SPRY domain-containing SOCS box protein 3-like isoform X1 translates to MSHCKTVSRKTTASWSSGAGLAFHRTAMLRRGRNGRARHLAWSQTWQETDAMAVIQSSDREEQEGRTVAQISDLEPEVDYRAGFQTVSEVVALPRTVPVKRESFFHCDPEEELSPALGVISDCLYGEEDKGFDWVWDDHCKSSGAFLSCDNRKVSFHSDYSCGTAAIRGNKELADGQHYWEIKMTSPVYGTDMMVGVGTSEVNLEKFNYNFGSLLGHDEDSWGLSYTGLFQHKGDKIKFSSRFGQGSIIGVHLDTWHGTLTFYKNRHCIGVAATRLHNKKLYPMVCSTAAKSSMKVMRACYTPTSLQYLCCARLRQMLPCCPDLFNALDLPPGLRVLLHIQLGWVFSLSSGPEPSEEQEDFGKTSLPSSPCPNLSPSPLSSACASPSPCTSPIPNTDPYPTPQTHSSACCCPPTPPSSDYESCCSEPEDYQCKRCRWT, encoded by the exons ATGAGCCACTGCAAGACAGTGAGCAGGAAGACTACTGCAAG CTGGTCATCAGGTGCTGGGTTGGCTTTCCACAGAACTGCAATGCTAAGAAGAGGCAGAAACGGACGGGCTCGGCATTTGGCCTGGAGTCAAACCTGGCAAGAGACAGATGCCATGGCTGTGATCCAGTCATCAGACAGAGAGGAACAGGAGGGTCGGACAGTCGCACAG ATCAGTGACTTGGAGCCTGAGGTGGATTACCGGGCCGGTTTCCAGACTGTCTCTGAGGTGGTGGCATTGCCAAGGACAGTACCAGTGAAACGGGAGTCTTTCTTCCACTGTGACCCAGAGGAAGAGCTCAGTCCGGCTCTTGGCGTCATCAGTGACTGTCTCTATGGGGAGGAGGATAAGG GTTTTGACTGGGTGTGGGATGACCACTGTAAGTCCTCTGGAGCCTTTCTGAGCTGTGACAACAGGAAGGTGAGCTTTCACTCAGACTACAGCTGCGGCACCGCTGCAATCCGCGGCAACAAGGAGCTCGCAGACGGCCAACACTACTGGGAAATCAAGATGACCTCCCCTGTCTATGGGACAGATATG ATGGTGGGAGTTGGAACTTCAGAGGTGAACCTGGAGAAGTTCAACTACAACTTTGGCAGTCTCCTGGGCCATGATGAAGACAGCTGGGGGCTCTCCTACACCG GTCTGTTCCAGCACAAAGGGGACAAAATAAAATTCTCTTCTCGGTTCGGTCAAGGCTCGATCATCGGAGTGCACCTGGATACGTGGCACGGCACACTCACCTTCTACAAGAACCGGCACTGCATAG GTGTGGCTGCAACAAGGTTACACAACAAGAAGTTGTACCCCATGGTGTGCTCCACAGCAGCCAAGAGCAGCATGAAGGTGATGCGGGCCTGCTATACACCCACCTCCCTGCAGTACCTTTGCTGTGCAAGGCTGCGCCAAATGTTGCCGTGCTGCCCAGACCTGTTTAATGCCCTGGATCTGCCCCCCGGCCTGCGTGTCCTCCTCCACATACAGCTGGGCTGGGTCTTCAGTCTCAGCAGCGGCCCCGAACCCtcagaggagcaggaggatTTCGGCAAGACGAGCCTGCCTTCAAGCCCCTGCCCCAACCTGAGCCCGAGCCCGTTATCTAGTGCCTGTGCCTCCCCCAGCCCCTGCACCAGTCCGATTCCCAACACAGACCCTTACCCGACACCTCAAACTCATTCCAGCGCTTGCTGCTGTCCCCCAACTCCTCCCAGCAGCGACTACGAGAGCTGCTGCTCCGAGCCGGAAGATTATCAGTGCAAAAGGTGCCGTTGGACTTGA
- the LOC134632651 gene encoding probable crossover junction endonuclease EME2 yields the protein MSVLRRAKTWEISESEDSDAETKPGLGRDDSSQTASTEKQEQGSHGSAANRWGSAALAPPAAGGSDTPSPARKRRSKEEIEEDRLKVKERKEAREKQRAARAWEKEERRQEQQRRREAAKTLKSLRPENCLKCITVCIHPALLQQDGSDVLLDTLVSLDWKFSIESKQLVGSIAWTQDLPPQGEGGMVSVVEEEEQVLLVLSLADFMDVVISVKRIIHSQGVETGVGSFWSPILEFLNRDGKKVVTLLVTDSESDYRSNAHSVPLQIKLGMDHLDIEEVLVYLQLYKNISVVFLDSWQEVTDHVCAVTKALSKRPFKLLTEGAELPFCVDGSWASGVRVEKDGSGLIQVWSRQIQQLNRVSPAVASAVTASYPSPQLLLQAYNSLGSEEDRKGLLAGLSAKSGGKERRVGPEISARVYRCLTAHNPQLVLD from the exons ATGTCTGTGTTACGGAGAGCTAAAACGTGGGAAATCTCTGAATCTGAGGACAGCGACGCTGAAACAAAACCCGGTTTGGGCCGCGATGACAGCAGCCAGACAGCCAGCACAGAAAAGCAGGAGCAGGGTTCACACGGTTCAGCAGCAAATAGGTGGGGGTCTGCTGCTCTGGCTCCTCCAGCAGCAGGTGGGTCCGATACACCGAGTCCTGCGAGGAAACGTCGCAGTAAGGAGGAAATAGAAGAGGACAGGCTGAAAGTGAAGGAGAGGAAGGAGgcgagagagaaacagagagcgGCCAGAGCCtgggagaaggaggagaggagacaggagcagcagaggaggagagaggcggCCAAGACCCTCAAGAGTCTCCGGCCAGAAAACTGCCTCAAATGCATCACTGTCTGCATACACCCAG CTCTTCTGCAGCAGGATGGCTCGGACGTCCTGCTGGACACTCTGGTTTCCCTTGACTGGAAGTTCAGCATCGAGAGCAAGCAGCTCGTTGGCAGCATCGCCTGGACCCAAGATTTACCTCCG CAGGGAGAAGGTGGCATGGTCTcggtggtggaggaggaagagcaggtGCTTCTGGTCCTGAGTCTGGCCGatttcatggatgtagtgatcTCTGTGAAAAGA ATTATCCACAGCCAAGGGGTGGAGACAGGGGTGGGGTCTTTCTGGAGTCCGATTTTGGAGTTTCTCAACCGTGATGGCAAGAAGGTGGTCACTCTGTTAGTGACAGACTCTGAGTCAGATTACAG GTCAAACGCCCACAGTGTGCCTCTACAAATCAAATTGGGGATGGATCATCTGGACATTGAGGAG GTTCTCGTGTATCTACAGCTCTACAAAAATATCTCCGTGGTTTTCCTGGATAGCTGGCAGGAGGTCACTGATCATGTTTGTGCTGTCACCAAAGCTTTGTCCAAACGCCCTTTCAA ACTCCTGACAGAGGGAGCAGAACTGCCCTTTTGCGTGGATGGCTCATGGGCCAGTGGGGTCCGGGTAGAGAAGGATGGCTCCGGCCTGATTCAGGTCTGGAGCAGGCAGATCCAGCAGCTGAACAGAGTCAGCCCTGCCGTGGCTTCTGCTGTGACCGCGTCCTATCCATCTCCCCAGCTGCTGCTACAG GCTTACAACAGCTTGGGGTCAGAGGAGGACAGAAAAGGGCTGCTCGCGGGCCTCTCGGCGAAAAGCGGAGGCAAAGAGAGACGCGTGGGACCGGAGATATCAGCCCGAGTCTATCGCTGCCTCACAGCCCACAACCCCCAGCTGGTCCTGGACTAA
- the LOC134632977 gene encoding major facilitator superfamily domain-containing protein 1-like produces the protein MAQPAEKAYYRFVVLFFNCLLTFGSYFCFDIPSVLQDQFQGNLTCPNATVINGTVDCVEGLGMTPQQYNLLYAIYAWMNAIVVIPAGFLIDKLGNRFGVFLFSFLCVLGSSLFALGSHFKGSPYLLPLMLTGRLLFGSGNGSLTIAQKRITTFWFKGKELALAFGLTLAFSRLGSVLNFLLTQKFEEKYGMQWTLWGGALLCVLGFTSAVIVSTLDKIGVRQLGLDGAIQEESRKVRIQDVKLLSVRYWLLVLTIMFFYNGIFPFIADASKFIQDKYSYYSQKEAAYIVGAVYDSLVVLSAIAGILIDYVGLRGVFALASAVLTLPVFGLLAFTFVPPLVSTIWLGVTYSFAAASMWPSIPLVIPQATLGTATGLAISVQMFGVGISNLIVGQILGTKSSETKIPLWRWQRMMIFMLANTISCIVISVLLNVVDHRQDGILNKTTKKSLQAQEGSKNSGAERLKLKAAHPGRGEEEPNEQTRKKYTLSLVK, from the exons ATGGCGCAGCCGGCGGAAAAAG CATACTATCGCTTTGTGGTGCTCTTCTTTAACTGTCTGCTGACCTTTGGGTCCTACTTTTGCTTCGACATTCCCAGTGTGTTACAGGATCAGTTCCAAGGG AACCTGACGTGTCCCAATGCAACAGTGATCAATGGGACAGTGGACTGTGTGGAGGGACTGGGGATGACCCCTCAGCAGTACAATCTTCTCTATGCCATCTATGCTTGGAT GAATGCAATAGTGGTGATCCCTGCTGGATTCCTCATTGACAAATTAGGAAATCGCT TCGGtgtgtttctcttctcttttctctgtgttttgggCTCATCGCTGTTTGCTCTCGGCTCCCACTTCAAGGGATCTCCCTACTTGCTGCCGCTAATGCTCACAGGCCGTCTGCTGTTTGGATCAGGCAATGGATCTCTGACTA TTGCTCAAAAACGCATCACAACCTTCTGGTTCAAAGGGAAGGAGTTGGCTTTGGCTTTCGGCCTGACCCTGGCCTTCTCGCGGCTGGGCTCGGTGTTGAACTTCTTACTCACGCAGAagtttgaagaaaaatatggcATGCAGTGGACACTCTGGGGTG GCGCACTGTTGTGTGTGCTGGGCTTCACTTCTGCTGTCATTGTCAGCACCTTGGACAAGATTGGAGTGAGACAGCTGGGTCTCGATGGAGCCATCCAAGAAGAGTCTCGCAAAGTG AGGATTCAGGATGTGAAGCTCCTGTCAGTAAGATACTGGCTGCTGGTTCTCACCATCATGTTCTTCTACAACGGCATCTTCCCCTTCATTGCTGATGCAAG CAAGTTCATCCAGGATAAGTACAGCTACTACAGCCAGAAGGAGGCAGCTTATATTGTGGGAGCAGTCTATGACAGCTTAGTGGTCCTCTCAGCCATCGCGGGCATTCTCATT GATTATGTGGGTCTGCGGGGAGTTTTCGCATTGGCGAGCGCTGTCCTCACGCTGCCCGTGTTTGGACTCCTGGCTTTCACTTTTGTCCCTCCTCTGGTTTCAACCATATGGCTGGGAGTCACCTACTCCTTTGCTGCT GCCAGCATGTGGCCGTCTATTCCACTTGTCATACCTCAGGCGACTCTGGGAACTGCCACTGGCCTGGCGATCTCCGTACAGATGTTTGGGGTCGGGATCTCCAATCTCATTGTTGGACAGATACTAGGCACCAAGTCCAG TGAAACTAAGATCCCGCTGTGGCGTTGGCAGAGGATGATGATCTTCATGTTGGCCAACACCATCAGCTGCATTGTGATCTCAGTGCTGCTTAATGTTGTTGATCACAGACAG GACGGGATCCTGAACAAGACAACCAAGAAGTCATTGCAGGCACAAGAAGGCTCCAAGAACTCAGGCGCAGAGAGACTCAAACTGAAAGCCGCTCACCCAggcagaggagaggaagagcCGAATGAACAGACAAGGAAAAAGTACACACTTTCTTTAGtaaagtag